A part of Homoserinibacter sp. YIM 151385 genomic DNA contains:
- the sucC gene encoding ADP-forming succinate--CoA ligase subunit beta, protein MDLYEYQARDLFEKYGVPVLPGIVADTPEAVRAASEQLGGVTVVKAQVKTGGRGKAGGVKVAKTPEDAEAAARDILGLDIKGHVVKRVMVAAGADIAEEYYFSVLLDRAERSYLSLASFEGGMEIEQLAEERPEALARIEVVPGEGITLEKATEIATAARFPAELVEKVAPVLVKLYEVYTGEDATLVEVNPLVLTGAGDIVALDGKITLDENAGFRHAEHEALEDKDAADPLEAKAKANDLNYVKLDGQVGIIGNGAGLVMSTLDVVSYAGEAHGGVKPANFLDIGGGASAEVMANGLDVILGDAQVKSVFVNVFGGITACDAVANGIVKALEILGDAATKPLVVRLDGNKVEEGRQILADANHPLISLATTMDDGAAKAAELANAAA, encoded by the coding sequence GTGGATCTCTACGAGTACCAGGCCCGTGATCTGTTCGAGAAGTACGGTGTGCCGGTGCTCCCGGGCATCGTCGCCGACACCCCGGAGGCGGTGCGCGCGGCCTCCGAGCAGCTCGGCGGCGTGACCGTCGTCAAGGCGCAGGTGAAGACCGGCGGCCGCGGCAAGGCCGGCGGCGTCAAGGTCGCGAAGACCCCCGAGGATGCGGAGGCCGCCGCGCGCGACATCCTCGGCCTCGACATCAAGGGCCACGTGGTCAAGCGCGTCATGGTCGCCGCGGGCGCCGACATCGCGGAGGAGTACTACTTCTCCGTGCTACTCGACCGGGCCGAGCGCTCCTACCTCTCCCTCGCCTCCTTCGAGGGCGGCATGGAGATCGAGCAGCTCGCGGAGGAGCGCCCCGAGGCACTCGCGCGCATCGAGGTCGTGCCGGGCGAGGGCATCACCCTCGAGAAGGCGACCGAGATCGCGACCGCGGCCCGCTTCCCGGCCGAGCTCGTCGAGAAGGTCGCGCCCGTGCTCGTGAAGCTCTACGAGGTCTACACGGGCGAGGACGCGACGCTCGTCGAGGTCAACCCGCTCGTGCTCACGGGTGCCGGCGACATCGTCGCCCTCGACGGCAAGATCACGCTCGACGAGAACGCCGGCTTCCGCCACGCGGAGCACGAGGCGCTCGAGGACAAGGACGCCGCCGACCCGCTCGAGGCGAAGGCGAAGGCGAACGACCTCAACTACGTGAAGCTCGACGGCCAGGTCGGCATCATCGGCAACGGCGCGGGCCTCGTCATGTCGACGCTCGACGTCGTCAGCTACGCGGGCGAGGCGCACGGCGGCGTGAAGCCGGCGAACTTCCTCGACATCGGCGGCGGCGCCTCGGCGGAGGTCATGGCGAACGGCCTCGACGTCATCCTCGGCGACGCGCAGGTCAAGAGCGTCTTCGTCAACGTCTTCGGCGGCATCACCGCCTGCGACGCCGTCGCGAACGGCATCGTGAAGGCGCTCGAGATCCTCGGCGACGCCGCGACGAAGCCGCTCGTGGTGCGCCTCGACGGCAACAAGGTCGAGGAGGGCCGTCAGATCCTCGCCGACGCGAACCACCCGCTCATCTCGCTCGCGACCACCATGGACGACGGCGCCGCGAAGGCCGCCGAGCTCGCGAACGCGGCCGCCTGA
- the sucD gene encoding succinate--CoA ligase subunit alpha, with translation MSIFLNKDSKVIVQGITGGEGTKHTALMLKAGTQVVGGVNARKAGTTVSHTAQDGSSVELPVYGTVAEAMAETGADVSIAFVPPAFAKDAMIEAVDAGIPLLVVITEGIPVQDTAEAWAHAKAKGTTRIIGPNCPGIITPGESLVGITPATITGTGPIGLVSKSGTLTYQMMFELRDFGFSTAIGIGGDPIVGTTHIDALAAFEADPETEAIVMIGEIGGDAEERAAEFIKANVTKPVVGYVAGFTAPEGKTMGHAGAIVSGSAGTAQAKKEALEAAGVKVGKTPSETAQLMREILEQR, from the coding sequence ATGTCGATCTTCCTCAACAAGGACTCCAAGGTCATCGTCCAGGGCATCACCGGCGGCGAGGGCACCAAGCACACGGCGCTCATGCTCAAGGCCGGGACCCAGGTCGTCGGCGGCGTGAACGCCCGCAAGGCCGGCACGACCGTCAGCCACACCGCGCAGGACGGCTCCTCGGTCGAGCTGCCCGTGTACGGCACCGTCGCGGAGGCGATGGCCGAGACCGGCGCCGACGTCTCGATCGCCTTCGTGCCCCCGGCCTTCGCGAAGGACGCGATGATCGAGGCCGTGGATGCCGGCATCCCGCTCCTCGTCGTCATCACGGAGGGCATCCCCGTGCAGGACACGGCGGAGGCCTGGGCTCACGCGAAGGCGAAGGGCACGACGCGCATCATCGGCCCGAACTGCCCCGGCATCATCACGCCCGGGGAGTCGCTCGTCGGCATCACGCCCGCCACGATCACGGGCACGGGCCCGATCGGCCTCGTCTCGAAGTCGGGCACGCTGACCTACCAGATGATGTTCGAGCTCCGCGACTTCGGCTTCTCGACCGCGATCGGCATCGGCGGCGACCCCATCGTCGGCACGACCCACATCGACGCGCTCGCCGCCTTCGAGGCGGACCCCGAGACCGAGGCGATCGTCATGATCGGCGAGATCGGCGGCGACGCCGAGGAGCGCGCGGCCGAGTTCATCAAGGCGAACGTGACGAAGCCGGTCGTCGGCTATGTCGCCGGCTTCACCGCCCCCGAGGGCAAGACGATGGGCCACGCGGGCGCGATCGTCTCCGGCTCCGCGGGCACCGCGCAGGCGAAGAAGGAGGCCCTCGAGGCCGCCGGCGTGAAGGTCGGCAAGACGCCGAGCGAGACCGCGCAGCTCATGCGCGAGATCCTCGAGCAGCGCTAG
- a CDS encoding fibronectin type III domain-containing protein produces the protein MPLALPQRALAAIAAVGLLVGGLTLLPAAAASAADGVLDASNSGPTAATSITAQITWAQTFQPTWSSSLTRVDIMAPGVSAVSLQSVSNGSPTGTVLSSGTIGAPAADGWASATFASPAQVTAGAQYAIVFVANGALSVTGDSYPDGNLVYQESSSRWNSYPEYDTSFRTYLGTPPTITGGSFELRRGAVASGVDLAVTPSTATLSLAPGSAALPAGLGFSGHSIVGTPRESVTRTVTVRATNDGITRDAQVTLTVKGIPSAITGVAGEGHDGAVLLTWNAPADAGNGGALTYRVRVTEAESGAAVATITTRGRAIMFVDLDNAKDYRFEVDAHNADVEGWSPSVTAVVAPPAAPSAPRKLAVEEDDERITLRWDAPASDGGSPIVRYEVTLDGGASWTPQTSPLVLSGANGEEIQASVRAHNRSRQSEAVSTAGTPRTVPDAPAISAVSPRDGAVDVAWSAPDWNGGSAITGYLVQHREVDTLTWSGSGRSPASEREAPVTGLQNGVTYEFRVIALNEAGESEASDAETEIPFRAPDAPSLKLTAQGDGTLDFAWSAPEFDGGRAIEGWLLEYRAEGDAGWTGYSEPPLGTTTATVEGLVPGTDYAFRVRAVNEAGAGEGSAPVDARFAVASDAPTELTAVPQDGAVELSWRAPAELGGSDATRYEIVWSWEGVQRSNEMIVVGTTATVEGLRNGTPVIFRVHAITAAGTGDDATVTATPFGVSIELRDAEGEELAELHPGDEFTIADSQLPAGTEVSAELHSTPVALGSATVGADGALAIDTAIPAGAELGRHTVVVELDVPGVGVQTARVPVRITAAPENATAAAGLALTGGDAAPIGLAALLLLGLGAVLTRRTRGALGS, from the coding sequence ATGCCTCTTGCCCTGCCCCAGCGCGCTCTCGCCGCGATCGCCGCGGTCGGACTGCTCGTCGGAGGGCTCACCCTCCTGCCGGCTGCCGCTGCATCCGCCGCCGACGGCGTCCTCGACGCCTCGAACTCCGGGCCGACGGCGGCGACCTCGATCACGGCACAGATCACCTGGGCGCAGACATTCCAGCCGACGTGGTCGAGCTCGCTCACCCGCGTCGACATCATGGCCCCTGGCGTGTCCGCCGTCTCGCTGCAGAGCGTCTCGAACGGCTCGCCGACCGGCACCGTGCTGTCGAGCGGGACGATCGGCGCTCCCGCGGCCGACGGCTGGGCCAGCGCCACCTTCGCCTCGCCGGCTCAGGTCACCGCAGGCGCGCAGTACGCGATCGTCTTCGTCGCGAACGGGGCGCTCTCGGTGACGGGGGACTCGTACCCGGACGGCAATCTGGTCTACCAGGAATCGAGCTCGCGCTGGAACTCCTACCCTGAGTACGACACCTCGTTCCGCACCTACCTGGGCACGCCCCCGACGATCACGGGCGGCTCCTTCGAACTCCGCCGCGGCGCCGTCGCCTCGGGCGTCGATCTCGCGGTCACCCCGTCCACGGCAACCCTCTCGCTCGCACCGGGCAGCGCCGCCCTTCCAGCGGGTCTCGGCTTCTCGGGGCACTCGATCGTCGGCACCCCGCGGGAGTCGGTGACGCGCACCGTGACGGTCCGCGCAACGAACGACGGCATCACCCGCGACGCGCAGGTGACGCTCACGGTCAAGGGCATCCCGTCTGCGATCACGGGCGTCGCGGGCGAGGGGCACGACGGCGCCGTCCTCCTCACCTGGAACGCGCCGGCGGATGCGGGCAACGGCGGTGCGCTCACCTACCGGGTGCGCGTGACGGAGGCCGAGAGTGGCGCCGCGGTCGCGACGATCACCACGAGGGGCCGCGCCATCATGTTCGTCGACCTCGACAACGCGAAGGACTACCGCTTCGAGGTCGACGCGCACAACGCTGACGTCGAGGGCTGGAGCCCTTCCGTCACCGCGGTCGTCGCGCCGCCCGCTGCACCCTCTGCGCCCCGGAAGCTCGCGGTCGAGGAGGACGACGAGCGGATCACCCTGCGCTGGGACGCCCCCGCGAGCGACGGCGGCTCGCCGATCGTCCGCTACGAGGTCACCCTCGACGGCGGCGCCAGCTGGACTCCGCAGACCTCCCCGCTCGTGCTCTCGGGTGCGAACGGCGAGGAGATCCAGGCGTCGGTGCGTGCACACAACCGCTCGCGCCAGAGCGAGGCCGTCTCGACGGCCGGCACCCCGCGGACCGTCCCCGACGCCCCCGCGATCAGCGCGGTCTCGCCGCGTGACGGCGCCGTGGATGTCGCCTGGTCGGCTCCCGACTGGAACGGCGGCTCGGCCATCACGGGCTACCTCGTGCAGCACCGCGAGGTCGACACCCTCACGTGGTCGGGCTCCGGGCGGTCGCCGGCGAGCGAGCGCGAGGCGCCCGTGACCGGCCTCCAGAATGGCGTGACGTACGAGTTCCGGGTGATCGCGCTCAACGAGGCGGGCGAGAGCGAGGCCTCGGACGCCGAGACCGAGATCCCGTTCCGCGCCCCGGACGCGCCGAGCCTGAAGCTCACCGCGCAGGGAGACGGCACGCTCGACTTCGCGTGGTCAGCACCGGAGTTCGACGGCGGTCGCGCGATCGAGGGCTGGTTGCTCGAGTACCGGGCTGAGGGCGACGCGGGCTGGACGGGCTACAGCGAGCCCCCGCTCGGCACCACGACGGCGACGGTCGAGGGCCTCGTGCCCGGCACCGACTACGCGTTCCGGGTGCGCGCGGTCAACGAGGCCGGCGCCGGGGAGGGCTCGGCGCCGGTCGACGCCCGCTTCGCGGTCGCCTCGGACGCTCCGACCGAGCTCACGGCGGTGCCGCAGGACGGCGCGGTCGAGCTGAGCTGGCGGGCTCCGGCCGAGCTCGGCGGCTCGGATGCGACCCGCTACGAGATCGTCTGGTCGTGGGAGGGCGTGCAGCGCTCGAACGAGATGATCGTCGTCGGCACCACCGCGACGGTGGAGGGCCTGCGCAATGGGACGCCCGTCATCTTCCGGGTGCACGCGATCACCGCGGCGGGCACGGGCGATGACGCGACCGTGACGGCGACGCCGTTCGGGGTCTCGATCGAGCTGCGGGATGCGGAGGGCGAGGAGCTCGCCGAGCTCCACCCGGGCGACGAGTTCACGATCGCCGACTCGCAGCTGCCCGCGGGCACCGAGGTGAGCGCAGAGCTCCACTCGACGCCCGTCGCGCTCGGCTCGGCGACCGTCGGCGCCGACGGCGCGCTCGCCATCGACACGGCGATCCCGGCCGGCGCCGAGCTCGGCCGCCACACGGTCGTCGTCGAGCTCGACGTGCCCGGCGTCGGCGTGCAGACGGCGCGCGTCCCGGTGCGCATCACGGCGGCGCCGGAAAACGCGACCGCCGCGGCGGGTCTCGCCCTCACCGGGGGAGATGCGGCGCCCATCGGGCTCGCCGCGCTCCTCCTGCTCGGACTGGGCGCGGTGCTGACTCGCCGCACCCGGGGTGCGCTCGGCTCCTGA
- a CDS encoding fibronectin type III domain-containing protein, which yields MPLSLSRRALVALAAVLTLTTGLLLVPAGAAHAASTLDQENLGPREATATNSVMYAQTFTAGLSGRLVEAQFSVVDDATGALQLMTVRDGNPDALLATAVSAGSADGLTSWTFDPAPPVTAGTRYALVVPSGGLSATVMTREQYPRGAAVVHHEGAWRSFEGWYDFRFRTFVDATPPTVAGGSFEARRDVAVSGIDLGVTPSTAVLALAPGSDPLPAGLRISGHTISGTPTESVTRTVRVRATNDGIVADADVTLAVRGVPSAVRGLRGTGLDGAVGLSWDAPQDAGNGGMITYRIVVAEVGGDPIATYWTGGRQALIDSLDNAKRYRVEIVAMNAQGGGFGPPESLVVDPPAAPSAPREPVVEGSDGAIAVSWGAPASDGGSPILGYEASIRGGDWRQVTSPLVVDGVNGEPIEVLVRARNRARHGSSLAVSGTPRTVPGAPEVRDLVPQDGAMELEWSAPASDGGAAITGYVVEHRAMGESRWTASAPSPASARSARVTGLENGVRYEIRVLARNGAGDGRPSGIWSTKPLSAPGAPRLELAGQGDGTIELRWRAPALDGGSPVTGWTLEVRAADEASWRAHAAYGSAARTATVQGLRAGTDYLLRLRAVNEAGAGAASEAVEARVAAAAGAPAALAARPLDGALALSWEAPAQDGGSPVTGYEIAWTAPGLPRSEVQTVTGTSARIEGLANGTPVTVRVSAVTAAGRGEAASVVATPFILSPVLLGAGGSELASVAAGGTIVVADTGLPEGTRATAELHSTPVELGEARVGADGRLRIEARVPATTEPGRHTVVLRVEVPGAGVSEARIPLRVTAAGSAAESSDGSVAAVLAATGGDAAPLGLAALLLLALGASLLRRGRRAGVS from the coding sequence ATGCCCCTCTCCCTCTCCCGGCGTGCGCTCGTCGCGCTCGCGGCGGTCCTCACGCTGACGACCGGATTGCTCCTCGTGCCGGCCGGCGCCGCGCACGCGGCCTCGACGCTCGACCAGGAGAACCTGGGCCCCAGGGAGGCGACGGCGACGAACAGCGTGATGTACGCGCAGACCTTCACCGCCGGGCTCAGCGGGCGGCTCGTCGAGGCGCAGTTCTCCGTCGTTGACGATGCGACCGGGGCGCTCCAGCTCATGACGGTCCGCGACGGGAATCCGGATGCGCTCCTCGCGACGGCGGTGTCCGCGGGCTCGGCGGACGGCCTCACGAGCTGGACCTTCGATCCCGCGCCGCCGGTCACGGCGGGGACCCGCTACGCGCTCGTCGTCCCCTCGGGCGGGCTCTCCGCGACGGTGATGACGCGCGAGCAGTACCCGCGCGGCGCGGCCGTGGTCCACCACGAGGGAGCGTGGCGGTCATTCGAGGGGTGGTACGACTTCCGTTTCCGGACCTTCGTCGACGCGACGCCGCCGACCGTCGCCGGCGGCAGCTTCGAGGCCCGACGCGACGTGGCGGTCTCCGGCATCGACCTGGGCGTCACGCCGTCGACCGCCGTGCTCGCACTCGCCCCGGGCAGCGACCCGCTCCCCGCCGGTCTCCGCATCTCGGGGCACACGATCAGCGGCACGCCGACGGAGTCGGTGACCCGCACCGTCAGGGTCCGCGCCACGAACGACGGCATCGTCGCGGACGCGGACGTGACGCTCGCCGTGCGCGGCGTGCCGAGTGCGGTCAGGGGGCTTCGGGGCACGGGGCTCGATGGCGCCGTCGGCCTGAGCTGGGACGCCCCGCAGGATGCGGGGAACGGCGGGATGATCACCTACCGGATCGTCGTCGCCGAGGTGGGCGGCGATCCGATCGCCACGTACTGGACCGGTGGCCGCCAGGCCCTGATCGACTCGCTCGACAACGCGAAGCGCTACCGCGTCGAGATCGTCGCGATGAATGCGCAGGGCGGCGGCTTCGGGCCCCCTGAGTCCCTGGTCGTGGACCCGCCGGCCGCGCCATCGGCACCGCGGGAGCCGGTCGTCGAGGGGTCCGACGGGGCCATCGCGGTCAGCTGGGGCGCGCCCGCCTCGGACGGCGGCTCGCCGATCCTCGGCTACGAGGCCAGCATCCGCGGCGGCGACTGGCGGCAGGTCACCTCGCCGCTCGTCGTCGACGGCGTGAACGGGGAGCCGATCGAGGTGCTCGTGCGCGCCCGCAACCGCGCACGGCACGGGTCGTCGCTCGCCGTCTCCGGCACCCCGCGCACCGTCCCCGGCGCGCCCGAGGTGCGGGACCTCGTGCCGCAGGACGGCGCGATGGAGCTCGAGTGGTCGGCGCCCGCCTCGGACGGCGGCGCGGCGATCACGGGCTACGTCGTCGAGCACCGCGCGATGGGCGAGTCGCGGTGGACGGCCTCCGCACCGAGCCCGGCCTCGGCGCGGAGCGCCCGGGTGACGGGTCTCGAGAACGGCGTGCGGTACGAGATCCGTGTGCTCGCGCGCAACGGGGCCGGCGACGGGCGGCCCTCGGGCATCTGGTCGACGAAGCCCCTGAGCGCCCCCGGAGCGCCCCGGCTCGAGCTCGCGGGCCAGGGCGACGGCACGATCGAGCTGCGCTGGCGGGCGCCGGCCCTCGACGGCGGCAGCCCGGTGACCGGCTGGACGCTCGAGGTGCGCGCGGCGGACGAGGCGAGCTGGCGCGCCCATGCCGCCTACGGGTCCGCGGCGCGGACCGCGACGGTGCAGGGCCTGCGTGCCGGCACGGACTACCTCCTCCGGCTGCGGGCCGTGAACGAGGCGGGCGCCGGCGCGGCCTCCGAGGCGGTCGAGGCGCGGGTCGCGGCGGCCGCCGGCGCGCCCGCCGCGCTCGCGGCCCGGCCGCTCGACGGCGCCCTCGCCCTGAGCTGGGAGGCACCCGCCCAGGACGGCGGCTCGCCGGTCACGGGCTACGAGATCGCCTGGACGGCCCCGGGTCTGCCGCGATCCGAGGTGCAGACGGTGACGGGCACGAGCGCGAGGATCGAGGGCCTCGCCAACGGCACGCCGGTCACCGTCCGGGTGTCGGCGGTCACGGCCGCGGGCCGGGGCGAGGCCGCCTCCGTCGTCGCGACGCCCTTCATCCTCTCGCCGGTCCTCCTCGGCGCCGGCGGGAGCGAGCTCGCGTCGGTCGCGGCCGGCGGCACGATCGTCGTCGCCGACACCGGGCTCCCGGAGGGCACCCGGGCCACGGCCGAGCTGCACTCGACACCGGTGGAGCTCGGGGAGGCGAGGGTCGGTGCCGACGGCCGTCTCCGGATCGAGGCCCGCGTCCCCGCGACGACCGAGCCGGGACGCCACACCGTCGTCCTCCGGGTGGAGGTGCCGGGCGCCGGAGTCAGCGAGGCCCGCATCCCGCTCCGGGTCACCGCGGCCGGGTCCGCGGCCGAGTCGTCGGACGGCTCCGTGGCGGCGGTGCTCGCCGCCACGGGCGGCGACGCGGCACCCCTCGGGCTCGCCGCGCTCCTCCTGCTCGCCCTCGGCGCGAGCCTGCTCCGCCGCGGCCGGCGCGCCGGGGTCTCCTGA
- a CDS encoding LuxR C-terminal-related transcriptional regulator, whose amino-acid sequence MVQRPVEESRLAAALERARGAEPQVIVIEGELGSGKTWLLDRLAGRAVETRIVELSAREVGGDPNAGVDALLAALGARRRRAGADTAATAAGLLAACAAAAEEHPLLIAIDDAQELDAASADTIWRALRRLRHGRVLVVVASRPQGRMHALLTRGTSGERARVLRLDGLGRAAVARLALERGVEGLRPADAARLTELTDGNPLHLVTAIDGLGPRLRVRVPDSLPVPSAFAEELEVRLAGCGDTGRALLAIAAVAGDAVPLSTVLAISELTGLEVSLDDAMRTGLLDLADDIGQREVRIASARIREGIRHALPDARRRALHAAVAEQFEGERRATHLLAATELTDEAVADELADAAAEAARAGRLALAARHAARAAGVRRDAAARALLLLQAAELATLADEQTLARSLAPALEGLPASPRRELALAGLDFVAGDFDLARRRVRALGEEAGRGSAFRAVVEGGLAWAAGDPDAVLAAAREPDAAPATASPLEAAAESAHEQRRRLLLAGAQWIGGLGDPRPAIGELLHPGDDRPVAMGNAEARIMLGQVALYGGQHRESSAVFAQAVAEARASGSTPVLQLALAMTAFSGYATGDWPGAERDAEEILGLSLTSGESLSDGMAHTVLAMLDAQRGELQSAARRIRAAREHERRRPVPQTTGIITVATALLERGRGDPEGVLLAFEGLEGSAVGATVDAAGAGGWRVLRAEALVRLGREAEARAQLARVPEGASALFGHPQWVLGLAAELRGDAAGAVTAYREAAAASDLAETPWARAVALESLGGALGRAGAGDEAATTLRLARAAAVRLGLAGTTPSTPREGSARPAPAASWSALTPREREVAELAAAGRLNREIADELHVAVKTVEYHLARALAKLGLRSRRQLR is encoded by the coding sequence GTGGTCCAGCGTCCGGTCGAGGAGTCGCGGCTCGCCGCCGCGCTGGAGCGCGCCCGCGGCGCCGAGCCGCAGGTCATCGTGATCGAGGGCGAGCTCGGCAGCGGCAAGACCTGGCTGCTGGACCGACTCGCCGGGCGCGCCGTCGAGACGCGCATCGTCGAGCTCTCGGCCCGGGAGGTCGGCGGCGACCCCAACGCGGGCGTCGACGCGCTGCTCGCGGCGCTCGGCGCGAGGCGGCGCCGCGCGGGGGCGGACACCGCGGCCACGGCGGCCGGCCTCCTCGCCGCCTGCGCCGCCGCCGCCGAGGAGCACCCACTCCTGATCGCGATCGACGACGCGCAGGAGCTCGACGCGGCGAGCGCCGACACGATCTGGCGGGCGCTCCGCCGGCTGCGTCACGGGCGCGTGCTCGTCGTCGTCGCGAGCCGGCCGCAGGGGCGGATGCACGCCCTCCTCACGCGCGGCACATCCGGCGAGCGAGCCCGCGTCCTCCGGCTCGACGGGCTCGGCAGGGCGGCCGTCGCGCGGCTCGCGCTCGAGCGCGGCGTCGAGGGGCTGCGACCCGCGGATGCGGCCCGCCTGACGGAGCTCACCGACGGCAACCCGCTGCACCTCGTGACGGCCATCGACGGGCTCGGCCCGCGGCTGCGCGTGCGCGTGCCGGACTCGCTGCCCGTCCCGAGCGCCTTCGCCGAGGAGCTCGAGGTCCGCCTCGCCGGCTGCGGCGACACGGGGCGCGCCCTCCTCGCGATCGCCGCGGTCGCGGGGGATGCGGTGCCGCTGTCGACCGTCCTCGCCATCTCCGAGCTGACCGGCCTCGAGGTGTCCCTCGACGACGCCATGCGCACGGGCCTCCTCGACCTCGCCGACGACATCGGGCAGCGGGAGGTGCGGATCGCCTCCGCCCGCATTCGCGAGGGCATCCGGCACGCGCTCCCCGACGCCCGCCGTCGGGCACTCCACGCGGCGGTGGCCGAGCAGTTCGAGGGTGAGCGGCGCGCGACCCACCTCCTCGCCGCGACGGAGCTGACGGACGAGGCCGTCGCCGACGAGCTCGCGGACGCGGCGGCGGAGGCCGCGCGGGCGGGGCGGCTCGCGCTCGCCGCGCGACACGCCGCCCGGGCGGCCGGCGTGCGACGGGACGCGGCCGCCCGCGCGCTGCTGCTCCTCCAGGCGGCCGAGCTCGCGACGCTCGCCGACGAGCAGACGCTCGCCCGGTCGCTCGCCCCCGCCCTCGAGGGGCTGCCGGCCTCGCCGCGACGGGAGCTCGCACTCGCCGGGCTCGACTTCGTGGCCGGCGACTTCGACCTGGCCCGCCGCCGCGTCCGCGCCCTCGGCGAGGAGGCGGGACGCGGCTCCGCCTTCCGCGCGGTCGTGGAGGGCGGGCTCGCCTGGGCCGCGGGCGATCCGGACGCCGTGCTGGCCGCCGCACGCGAGCCGGACGCCGCGCCGGCCACGGCATCCCCCCTCGAGGCGGCCGCCGAGTCCGCGCACGAGCAGCGGCGCCGACTGCTGCTCGCGGGCGCGCAGTGGATCGGGGGCCTCGGCGACCCGCGTCCCGCGATCGGCGAGCTCCTCCATCCCGGCGACGACCGCCCCGTCGCCATGGGGAACGCGGAGGCGCGCATCATGCTCGGCCAGGTGGCGCTCTACGGCGGGCAGCACCGGGAGTCCTCCGCCGTGTTCGCGCAGGCGGTCGCGGAGGCACGCGCGAGCGGCTCGACGCCGGTGCTCCAGCTCGCGCTCGCCATGACCGCGTTCTCGGGGTACGCGACGGGCGACTGGCCGGGCGCCGAACGGGATGCGGAGGAGATCCTGGGGCTCTCCCTCACGAGCGGCGAGTCGCTCAGCGACGGGATGGCGCACACCGTCCTCGCGATGCTCGACGCCCAGCGGGGCGAGCTGCAGTCGGCCGCGCGCCGCATCCGCGCCGCCCGCGAGCACGAGCGGCGCCGCCCGGTGCCGCAGACGACGGGGATCATCACGGTGGCGACGGCGCTCCTCGAGCGCGGGCGCGGCGACCCCGAGGGGGTGCTGCTCGCCTTCGAGGGGCTCGAGGGCTCCGCGGTCGGCGCGACGGTCGATGCGGCCGGCGCGGGCGGCTGGCGGGTGCTCCGCGCGGAGGCGCTCGTGCGGCTCGGACGGGAGGCGGAGGCGCGGGCGCAGCTCGCCCGGGTCCCGGAGGGCGCCTCGGCGCTGTTCGGCCACCCGCAGTGGGTGCTGGGCCTCGCGGCGGAGCTGCGCGGGGATGCCGCGGGCGCGGTGACGGCATACCGCGAGGCGGCCGCGGCGAGCGACCTCGCCGAGACCCCCTGGGCGCGGGCGGTCGCCCTCGAGTCGCTCGGCGGCGCACTCGGACGGGCGGGTGCCGGCGACGAGGCGGCGACGACGCTCCGCCTGGCCCGCGCGGCCGCCGTGCGCCTCGGTCTCGCGGGGACCACGCCGAGCACGCCGCGCGAGGGCTCGGCGAGGCCGGCGCCGGCCGCATCCTGGTCGGCGCTGACCCCCCGTGAGCGGGAGGTCGCGGAGCTCGCCGCGGCGGGCCGGCTCAACCGGGAGATCGCCGACGAGCTCCACGTCGCGGTCAAGACGGTCGAGTACCACCTCGCCAGGGCCCTCGCGAAGCTGGGCCTGCGCTCGCGCCGCCAGCTGCGCTGA
- a CDS encoding DUF4166 domain-containing protein, protein MAESVTQRVLGARFAQLDPRLLAYFSAPPEGCVGHGTGVYEEAGSRVRWLRPLWSWLAWRGVLFPELGRDIPFTTTNTPDGDGLRARRTFEFPGRSRVMLDRMSVVDGELHDRLGRRGGLEVRLALHVVDGGMRMRSERLWLRLGPLRLPLPPLAVVELDERIGPAGRQRVDLRMRAPLLGEVFRYTGSFDYRIAPRQHAIP, encoded by the coding sequence ATGGCCGAGTCGGTGACCCAGCGGGTGCTCGGGGCGCGCTTCGCGCAGCTCGACCCCCGCCTCCTCGCCTACTTCTCGGCGCCGCCGGAGGGCTGCGTCGGGCACGGCACGGGCGTGTACGAGGAGGCCGGCTCGCGGGTGCGCTGGCTGCGGCCGCTGTGGTCGTGGCTCGCGTGGCGGGGCGTGCTGTTCCCGGAGCTCGGCCGCGACATCCCCTTCACGACGACGAACACGCCGGACGGCGACGGGCTGCGCGCCCGTCGCACCTTCGAGTTCCCGGGACGCTCGCGGGTCATGCTCGACCGCATGTCGGTCGTCGACGGCGAGCTCCACGACCGGCTGGGCCGCCGCGGCGGCCTCGAGGTGCGGCTCGCGCTCCACGTCGTCGACGGCGGCATGCGGATGCGCTCGGAGCGGCTCTGGCTGCGGCTCGGCCCGCTGCGCCTGCCCCTCCCGCCGCTCGCCGTCGTCGAGCTCGACGAGCGCATCGGTCCGGCGGGTCGACAGCGCGTCGACCTGCGGATGCGCGCGCCGCTCCTCGGCGAGGTGTTCCGCTACACCGGCTCCTTCGACTACCGGATCGCGCCCCGGCAGCACGCGATCCCCTAG